A window of Candidatus Pantoea floridensis contains these coding sequences:
- a CDS encoding YhfT family protein, which translates to MTSVPAKAPRSFLQGDTMESINLIKILLFAMMGGYATFLANRSIAVYHDGLRPIMPEFINGNMSRKELAGISFAISIGFITGFAMPITLATGVIVIHIVLLTADIIGVSFNNTKLAVLLGTIYGALVTVALDGIIKGFAYLPVNFLDALAAVGDPIIYAFVAFPAIAVGYQFGKKAGLITIIFSFLGRVVIERINPLTVAGNEISLSPEGIAMLVGMICLLFFASRDKSRSEEIEHSMFDDNIKRIRKNIFYLMPMAALIAITAHYHWLAGEPIAAALVGKGSMTSAAIVAIVQALAFMPLIITTAMISGVYGTNGWCDWFLGLGYLAPNPLVAGILGASAMGIEVKSLSRIGRAMNRFPALKMSGDNIRTSMTQILEIALLVGGVNAGNQIWAGTGMFVVVSLYILNEISGRPVMKLAAGPIAAIIVGVLANIFAVLGLHIVA; encoded by the coding sequence ATGACGTCAGTTCCAGCTAAAGCACCACGCAGCTTTTTACAGGGTGACACCATGGAATCCATCAATCTTATAAAAATCCTCCTCTTTGCGATGATGGGAGGCTATGCCACTTTTCTCGCGAATCGCTCAATCGCGGTGTATCACGACGGTCTGCGTCCGATTATGCCGGAGTTTATCAATGGCAATATGAGCCGCAAGGAGTTGGCGGGTATCTCGTTTGCGATCAGCATCGGCTTCATTACCGGTTTCGCCATGCCCATCACGCTGGCCACCGGGGTGATTGTTATCCATATTGTGTTATTAACCGCCGATATCATCGGCGTCTCGTTCAACAACACCAAGCTGGCGGTGCTGCTCGGCACGATTTATGGCGCATTAGTGACCGTTGCGCTGGACGGTATTATCAAAGGCTTTGCCTATTTGCCGGTGAATTTCCTGGACGCGCTGGCGGCGGTGGGCGATCCGATTATCTATGCCTTCGTAGCATTCCCGGCTATTGCCGTTGGTTATCAGTTTGGTAAAAAAGCTGGCCTGATTACCATCATCTTCTCGTTCTTAGGCCGTGTAGTGATTGAACGCATCAATCCGCTGACCGTGGCAGGCAACGAAATATCACTGAGTCCGGAAGGCATTGCGATGCTGGTCGGCATGATCTGCCTGCTTTTCTTTGCCTCTCGTGATAAATCTCGCAGCGAAGAGATTGAGCACAGCATGTTTGATGACAACATCAAACGTATCCGCAAAAACATCTTCTATCTGATGCCGATGGCAGCGCTGATCGCCATCACCGCGCACTATCACTGGCTGGCAGGCGAACCGATTGCCGCCGCACTCGTGGGCAAAGGCAGTATGACTTCGGCAGCGATTGTCGCTATCGTCCAGGCACTTGCCTTTATGCCATTAATCATTACCACCGCGATGATCAGCGGCGTCTATGGCACCAATGGCTGGTGCGACTGGTTCCTTGGCCTCGGCTATCTGGCGCCTAATCCGCTGGTGGCCGGTATTCTCGGTGCCAGTGCGATGGGCATTGAAGTAAAAAGCCTGAGCCGAATCGGGCGTGCCATGAACCGCTTCCCGGCGTTAAAGATGTCCGGCGATAACATCCGCACGTCTATGACGCAGATTCTGGAGATCGCTCTGCTGGTAGGCGGCGTAAATGCCGGTAATCAGATTTGGGCTGGAACCGGCATGTTTGTGGTGGTCAGCCTCTATATTCTCAATGAAATCAGCGGACGTCCGGTGATGAAGTTAGCGGCAGGCCCGATTGCTGCCATTATCGTCGGTGTGCTGGCCAATATTTTTGCCGTGTTGGGATTGCATATCGTTGCCTGA
- the yhfZ gene encoding GntR family transcriptional regulator YhfZ — MSKGFIKKEGLALVSLARYLFRLKPGDRLKTIDVLSSELALSVGVVQNALKSLEAAQCVTLDRRGRNGTVLSKMDFPLLLEQADIGNILCAMPLPYTRLYEGLASAIKTQFSGYPLYFAHMRGAEVRIDCLIDGVYDMAVVSHLAAESYLQQGDVTAVLNFGSGSYVAGHQLLYRKGSKASIRRVGIDPRSPDQRLLTERVFAGQEIERVSLPYNLTLAALQRGDIDAAIWNITDEAAEGLVQEPIECADAMKASEAVLLIHNEAKVIQHLVQSLIDIPQLLRHQQDVALGIREPSY; from the coding sequence ATGAGTAAAGGTTTTATCAAAAAAGAAGGTCTCGCCTTAGTCAGTCTGGCTCGCTATTTATTCAGGCTCAAACCCGGCGACCGTTTGAAAACCATTGATGTGCTGTCCAGTGAACTGGCGCTCTCTGTGGGCGTAGTGCAGAACGCGCTGAAGAGTCTTGAAGCGGCCCAGTGCGTCACGCTGGATCGCCGCGGACGCAACGGCACGGTGCTTAGCAAGATGGATTTTCCTCTGCTGCTTGAGCAGGCCGATATCGGCAACATTTTGTGTGCAATGCCGCTGCCTTATACCCGACTCTACGAAGGGTTAGCCAGCGCCATTAAAACGCAGTTCAGTGGTTACCCGCTCTATTTTGCTCACATGCGTGGTGCTGAAGTGCGTATCGATTGCTTAATCGATGGCGTCTACGACATGGCGGTAGTTTCACATCTGGCAGCGGAAAGTTATTTGCAGCAGGGCGACGTCACGGCGGTGCTGAATTTTGGTTCCGGTAGCTATGTGGCCGGTCACCAGCTGCTCTACCGCAAAGGCAGTAAAGCCAGCATTCGCCGCGTCGGCATTGATCCACGCTCGCCGGATCAGCGCCTGCTCACTGAACGCGTCTTTGCAGGACAAGAAATTGAACGCGTTTCGCTGCCTTATAACCTGACGCTGGCAGCGCTACAGCGGGGCGATATTGATGCCGCGATTTGGAATATAACAGACGAAGCGGCAGAAGGATTGGTGCAGGAACCGATTGAGTGTGCCGATGCAATGAAAGCCTCTGAAGCGGTGCTGCTGATTCATAACGAGGCAAAAGTGATTCAACATTTAGTGCAGTCGCTGATTGATATTCCACAGCTGCTGCGTCATCAACAAGATGTCGCGCTTGGCATCAGGGAACCGAGTTATTAG
- the gntT gene encoding gluconate transporter produces MPLLYVAIGVALLLLLMIRFKLNGFIALILVALAVGVMQGMPVNKVIISIKNGVGGTLGSLALIMGFGAMLGKLLADCGGAQRIATTLIAKFGQKHIQWALVLTGFTVGFALFYEVGFVLMLPLVFSIAASARVPLLYVGVPMAAALSVTHGFLPPHPGPTAIATLFNADMGKTLLYGTLLGIPTVILAGPVYARFLKGIDKPIPEGLWNPKTFTEAEMPGFGVSVWTALVPVVLMALRAVAEMLLPKGHVLLPYAEFFGDPIMATLIAVLIAIFTFGLNRGRSMDEVMATITDSIKIIAMMLLIIGGGGAFKQVLVDSGVDKYIANMMHATNLSPIFMAWSIAAVLRIALGSATVAAITAGGIVAPLIVTSGASPELMVIAVGSGSVIFSHVNDPGFWLFKEYFNLTIGETFRSWSALETIISVCGLVGCLLLASVI; encoded by the coding sequence ATGCCATTACTCTATGTGGCGATTGGCGTAGCGTTACTGCTGCTGCTGATGATCCGTTTCAAACTGAACGGATTTATTGCGCTGATTCTGGTCGCGCTGGCCGTGGGCGTGATGCAGGGCATGCCGGTCAATAAAGTTATTATCTCGATTAAAAACGGGGTAGGCGGTACCCTGGGCAGTCTGGCGTTGATCATGGGCTTTGGTGCGATGCTGGGAAAACTGCTGGCAGATTGCGGCGGGGCGCAACGTATTGCCACCACGCTGATTGCCAAATTCGGGCAGAAGCATATTCAGTGGGCGCTGGTGCTAACGGGCTTCACCGTGGGCTTTGCATTGTTCTATGAAGTGGGCTTTGTGCTGATGTTGCCGCTGGTATTCAGCATCGCCGCCTCCGCGCGAGTTCCTTTACTGTACGTGGGGGTACCGATGGCGGCGGCACTCTCCGTCACGCACGGTTTCCTGCCACCGCATCCGGGCCCAACAGCGATTGCCACACTGTTTAACGCAGATATGGGTAAAACGCTGCTCTACGGTACGCTGCTGGGTATTCCTACCGTGATTCTTGCTGGTCCGGTTTATGCGCGTTTCCTGAAAGGAATTGATAAACCGATCCCGGAAGGATTGTGGAATCCGAAAACTTTTACCGAGGCAGAGATGCCAGGATTTGGCGTCAGCGTCTGGACAGCATTGGTGCCCGTAGTACTTATGGCATTGCGTGCGGTGGCGGAAATGCTGTTGCCAAAAGGTCACGTGCTGTTGCCTTATGCGGAGTTTTTCGGCGACCCGATTATGGCTACATTGATCGCGGTACTGATTGCCATCTTTACCTTCGGGCTAAACCGTGGACGCAGCATGGATGAGGTGATGGCTACCATTACAGATTCCATTAAAATTATCGCCATGATGCTGCTGATTATTGGCGGCGGCGGGGCGTTTAAACAGGTGCTGGTGGACAGCGGTGTGGATAAATACATCGCTAATATGATGCATGCAACCAATCTGTCGCCGATCTTTATGGCGTGGTCGATTGCCGCCGTGCTGCGCATTGCATTAGGGTCGGCCACCGTTGCGGCGATCACCGCAGGCGGGATTGTCGCACCGCTAATTGTTACCAGTGGTGCTAGCCCAGAATTGATGGTGATTGCCGTTGGCTCAGGCAGCGTCATTTTCTCGCATGTGAACGATCCGGGCTTCTGGCTCTTCAAAGAGTATTTCAACCTGACCATCGGCGAAACCTTCCGCTCATGGTCAGCGCTGGAAACCATCATTTCTGTGTGTGGTTTGGTGGGATGTTTGCTGCTGGCCAGCGTTATATAA
- a CDS encoding RcnB family protein codes for MKKTTLTLIASLITCSTLFSGASWADGPGDQRWQSHGGDQHQDHGRGPDRGDNRGPDRGDHHDRGPGPDRHDHYAEHRMPEGHHGGDRFAWGGHDFRRGYPAPPEFRGPHYRVDDWRNRGLYEPPRGEHWAYIDGNYVLVAAATGIITAILLNGAFN; via the coding sequence ATGAAAAAAACAACATTAACTCTTATTGCGTCACTTATTACATGCAGCACACTGTTTTCTGGCGCCTCATGGGCGGATGGCCCTGGCGATCAACGCTGGCAGTCACACGGCGGCGATCAACATCAGGATCACGGACGCGGTCCCGATCGTGGCGATAACCGTGGACCGGATCGTGGCGACCATCACGATCGCGGCCCGGGCCCCGATCGTCACGATCATTATGCTGAACATCGCATGCCGGAAGGCCATCATGGCGGCGATCGCTTTGCCTGGGGCGGTCATGACTTCCGTCGCGGCTACCCTGCGCCACCAGAGTTTCGCGGACCGCACTATCGCGTAGATGACTGGCGCAATCGCGGTCTTTATGAGCCGCCACGCGGCGAACATTGGGCATATATCGATGGTAATTATGTGTTGGTAGCGGCAGCAACTGGCATCATCACTGCCATTTTGCTTAACGGCGCTTTCAACTAA
- a CDS encoding DUF2620 domain-containing protein has translation MINIAIGGQLNKNEIKECLEKFGKDKFSAHIFTDMDAAMKVKIGSYDYYLGACQSGAGGALAMAYALLGRDKCATIANALTQPSEEKVAQLLASGTKAFGFTNDRAENAVKAFVAALLNA, from the coding sequence ATGATCAACATTGCCATTGGCGGACAGTTAAACAAAAACGAAATCAAAGAGTGTCTGGAGAAGTTCGGAAAGGACAAGTTCAGCGCCCATATCTTCACCGACATGGATGCAGCGATGAAGGTAAAAATCGGTAGCTATGACTACTACCTCGGTGCTTGTCAGAGCGGTGCAGGTGGCGCGTTGGCCATGGCGTATGCGCTGCTTGGCCGCGATAAATGCGCCACCATCGCCAATGCCCTCACACAGCCCAGCGAAGAGAAAGTTGCGCAGCTGCTGGCGAGTGGTACCAAAGCCTTTGGTTTTACTAACGATCGCGCCGAAAACGCCGTGAAAGCGTTCGTTGCGGCACTACTAAACGCATAA
- a CDS encoding malate/lactate/ureidoglycolate dehydrogenase — MSTQHRIPPSHLHQFVQAIWLHAGSSAQEAQLVAEHLVAANLAGHDSHGVGMIPSYMNSLAQGFLQLNQHPTVEKDAGAVLTLHANNGFGQVAAYEAMQLGIERAAKLGIAAVGLHHSHHIGRIGHWAEQCAAAGFVSFHFVNVMGDPMVAPYNGSDRRFGTNPFCAIFPRRNTKPLLLDFATSGISFGKTRVAWNKEQQVAPGYLIDHQGKPTTEPGVMHQAPYGSLMPFGLHKGYALATMCEIFGGALSGGRTTHDETLVTSHDAIFNCMTTIIVDPEAFDAPAMQEEAESFLDWVKQSPQSGNEAIQVPGEWEEHNRVARYRDGIPLDNNSWQQICAAALQAGMPQEELAAFRALTQ; from the coding sequence GTGAGTACTCAACATCGCATTCCCCCTTCCCACCTGCATCAGTTTGTTCAAGCCATTTGGCTCCATGCTGGCAGCAGCGCGCAAGAAGCTCAATTAGTGGCTGAACACCTGGTTGCCGCAAACCTGGCGGGACATGATTCACACGGCGTCGGCATGATCCCAAGCTATATGAACTCGCTGGCGCAAGGCTTTCTGCAGCTGAACCAACACCCAACTGTCGAAAAAGATGCTGGCGCGGTACTGACGCTTCATGCTAACAACGGGTTTGGTCAGGTTGCTGCATATGAGGCGATGCAGCTTGGCATCGAGCGTGCAGCCAAATTGGGCATCGCGGCAGTGGGACTCCATCATTCGCATCATATTGGTCGCATCGGTCATTGGGCGGAACAGTGCGCCGCAGCGGGTTTTGTCTCTTTCCATTTCGTGAACGTGATGGGCGATCCGATGGTTGCCCCTTATAACGGCAGCGATAGACGTTTTGGCACCAATCCCTTCTGTGCAATTTTCCCGCGCCGTAATACCAAACCCCTGTTGCTCGATTTCGCCACCAGCGGTATCTCCTTCGGTAAGACTCGGGTGGCGTGGAACAAAGAGCAGCAGGTTGCGCCGGGTTATCTGATCGATCATCAGGGCAAACCGACCACGGAACCGGGCGTAATGCACCAGGCACCTTATGGTTCGCTGATGCCGTTTGGTCTGCACAAAGGTTATGCGCTGGCGACGATGTGTGAAATTTTCGGCGGCGCGCTGTCGGGCGGTCGCACCACGCATGATGAGACGCTGGTCACCAGTCACGATGCCATTTTCAACTGCATGACAACCATTATCGTGGACCCGGAGGCGTTTGATGCACCAGCCATGCAAGAAGAGGCTGAATCATTTCTTGATTGGGTGAAACAGTCACCTCAAAGTGGCAATGAAGCCATTCAGGTGCCGGGTGAATGGGAAGAACACAACAGAGTGGCGCGCTATCGCGACGGTATTCCGCTTGATAACAACAGTTGGCAGCAAATCTGTGCAGCGGCGCTGCAAGCGGGTATGCCTCAGGAAGAACTCGCGGCTTTCCGTGCGCTAACGCAGTAA
- a CDS encoding PRD domain-containing protein — METRLQILHDAQVIDKDVYHGMLAVIARLEQHWNLRIRHAQGEMMITHMANAMMRARQGDIIPAIDAEILAEITRSDFYANIQEMHHDLLSLFAFTVPEYEQGYLLANLYGLIVAQQ; from the coding sequence ATGGAAACACGTTTACAGATTTTACACGACGCGCAGGTTATCGATAAGGATGTCTATCACGGCATGCTGGCGGTAATTGCGCGACTGGAGCAGCACTGGAATCTGCGTATCCGCCATGCGCAGGGAGAAATGATGATTACGCACATGGCCAACGCCATGATGCGAGCACGCCAGGGCGATATTATCCCGGCGATCGACGCTGAGATTTTAGCGGAGATCACCCGTTCCGACTTTTACGCCAACATCCAGGAAATGCATCACGATTTGCTCAGCCTCTTTGCTTTTACCGTTCCAGAGTATGAGCAAGGCTATCTGCTTGCCAACCTCTATGGACTGATAGTGGCGCAACAATAA
- a CDS encoding DUF1272 domain-containing protein: protein MLELRPNCECCDKDLPPDASDARICSFECTFCVTCAEGRLAQRCPNCSGELVRRPIRPAAALVRHPASTTRHLSASSTR from the coding sequence ATGCTGGAACTACGCCCTAACTGCGAATGCTGCGATAAAGATCTGCCGCCGGACGCATCTGATGCGCGCATCTGTTCGTTTGAATGCACCTTCTGCGTGACGTGTGCGGAAGGGAGGCTGGCGCAGCGCTGTCCTAATTGCAGCGGTGAACTGGTGCGGCGCCCCATTCGGCCTGCCGCGGCATTGGTACGTCATCCTGCATCGACAACGCGACATTTGTCCGCATCATCCACACGATGA
- a CDS encoding Cof-type HAD-IIB family hydrolase, giving the protein MTVVKMVAVDKDGTFLDDKKQFNRTRFNACYQEMKRRGIKFVVASGNQYYQLKSFFPEIASEIAFVAENGAWIIDRDEELFCGAFSRQDIDAVLDTLHNGNYPELRYILCGRESAYYFDGLDESWLVKMRHYCHRLKPIRSLDEVADDKLFKFALNLSDDYVEPLMADIERLHHGAAAATSSGHGSVDLIVPGNHKGHGLDLLGKRWGIERSEILVFGDGGNDLEMLQQSGFSFAMANAPQKVKNAARFEAPSNNEEGVLQVIEHMLAGKAPFTG; this is encoded by the coding sequence ATGACTGTGGTAAAAATGGTGGCGGTGGACAAAGACGGCACCTTCCTCGATGACAAAAAACAGTTCAACCGCACGCGTTTTAACGCCTGCTATCAGGAAATGAAACGGCGCGGTATCAAATTTGTCGTGGCCAGCGGCAACCAATATTACCAACTCAAATCCTTCTTCCCTGAGATTGCCAGTGAAATAGCCTTTGTGGCGGAGAACGGCGCATGGATTATCGATCGTGATGAAGAGTTGTTCTGCGGTGCTTTCTCACGACAGGACATTGATGCGGTGCTGGATACGCTGCACAACGGCAATTATCCCGAACTGCGCTACATCCTGTGCGGACGTGAAAGTGCGTACTACTTCGATGGTCTCGATGAATCATGGCTGGTGAAAATGCGTCACTACTGCCATCGGCTGAAGCCTATCCGCAGCTTGGATGAAGTGGCCGATGATAAGCTGTTCAAGTTCGCGCTAAATTTGTCAGATGATTATGTGGAACCGCTGATGGCGGACATCGAACGCCTGCATCATGGCGCAGCCGCCGCGACCTCAAGTGGACACGGTTCGGTGGATTTGATTGTGCCCGGCAACCATAAGGGCCACGGGCTTGATCTGCTGGGCAAGCGCTGGGGCATCGAACGCAGTGAAATTTTGGTGTTTGGTGATGGCGGTAACGACCTCGAAATGCTGCAGCAGTCGGGCTTTAGCTTTGCGATGGCGAATGCGCCACAGAAGGTGAAAAACGCGGCACGCTTCGAAGCACCCAGCAACAATGAAGAGGGGGTTTTACAGGTGATTGAGCACATGCTGGCGGGCAAAGCCCCGTTTACCGGCTAA
- a CDS encoding DUF523 domain-containing protein — translation MERILVSACLMGYAVRYNASDKALISETLVRWRAEQRLIIHCPELAAGLNTPRLPAEIRGGSAAHVLSGAARIIESDGHDVTQHYILAAWLALRTAQEANCRFALLTDGSPTCGSRRIYDGSFSGQQLAGQGVAAALLRQYGIEVFAESQLAELIHRVDDADKCRVVDAG, via the coding sequence ATGGAAAGAATATTAGTCAGCGCCTGCCTCATGGGATATGCAGTCCGTTATAATGCCAGTGATAAAGCCTTGATATCAGAAACGCTAGTGCGCTGGCGTGCTGAACAGCGCCTGATCATTCACTGCCCAGAGCTGGCCGCCGGTTTGAACACGCCACGTTTACCCGCCGAAATTCGGGGTGGTAGCGCAGCGCACGTTTTATCCGGAGCGGCGCGCATTATTGAATCAGATGGTCATGATGTCACCCAACACTATATTTTGGCGGCGTGGTTAGCGCTGCGCACAGCGCAGGAGGCGAACTGTCGTTTTGCTCTGCTTACCGATGGCAGCCCGACTTGCGGGAGTCGACGCATTTATGACGGTAGCTTTAGCGGCCAGCAGCTAGCCGGTCAGGGTGTTGCGGCAGCATTACTGCGCCAGTATGGCATTGAAGTCTTCGCTGAATCACAGCTTGCTGAACTCATTCATCGTGTGGATGATGCGGACAAATGTCGCGTTGTCGATGCAGGATGA
- a CDS encoding YhfX family PLP-dependent enzyme — protein MFLNALEKQNPALMEAALRFWQRGEIRPDSYVIDVDQVLENARLLHATAAHYGLKLYLMSKQFGRNPLLCKLILQQGFHGIVAVDFKEAQRLWQHGLPVAHVGHLVQLPEQLIDYAVAQRPEVITVYSLEKAESIAAAARRHNHIQPLLLKVVDQGDVVYPNQEAGFTLAELPAVLTHLQAIEGITIIGVTHFPCMAFCDAAQQTRPTPNLQTLLTAKTLLQQHGIAVQHVNAPSASSVSTLPLLAAHGVTHAEPGHALTGTLPANQHGDGAEKIAMIYLSEISHNHQESSYCYGGGHYRRSHMQRAAVWHQGWQHCAVKAIDSDSIDYTLPLAGHWPIGSAVVMCFRTQIFVTRSDVALIGGISHGNPRLLGLFDSLGNALQEATNE, from the coding sequence ATGTTCCTTAATGCGCTGGAAAAACAAAATCCAGCCCTGATGGAAGCCGCGCTACGTTTTTGGCAGCGCGGCGAAATCCGCCCCGACAGTTATGTGATTGATGTCGATCAGGTGCTGGAAAACGCCAGATTGTTGCACGCTACTGCTGCACACTATGGTCTTAAACTCTATCTGATGAGCAAGCAGTTTGGACGTAATCCACTGTTGTGCAAGCTGATTTTACAACAGGGCTTTCACGGCATTGTTGCCGTGGATTTCAAGGAGGCCCAGCGACTGTGGCAGCACGGTTTACCGGTAGCCCATGTGGGTCATCTGGTGCAGTTGCCAGAACAGCTGATTGATTATGCCGTGGCACAACGCCCAGAGGTCATCACTGTTTACAGCCTCGAGAAGGCGGAGAGCATTGCCGCCGCCGCACGTCGCCATAATCATATCCAGCCGCTGCTCCTAAAAGTGGTCGATCAGGGTGATGTGGTTTATCCCAATCAGGAAGCCGGTTTTACGCTAGCCGAATTGCCAGCCGTGTTGACGCACCTGCAGGCGATTGAGGGGATCACCATCATCGGCGTGACCCATTTCCCCTGCATGGCATTCTGCGATGCGGCGCAACAAACGCGCCCCACTCCCAATCTGCAAACCTTACTGACCGCCAAAACGCTGCTACAGCAACACGGCATTGCCGTGCAGCATGTCAACGCGCCATCCGCCAGTAGCGTATCGACGTTACCGCTGCTTGCCGCTCACGGCGTAACGCATGCCGAACCGGGCCATGCGCTTACCGGCACGCTGCCGGCCAATCAGCACGGCGACGGCGCGGAGAAAATCGCCATGATCTATCTCTCCGAAATCTCGCATAACCACCAGGAGAGCAGCTATTGCTACGGCGGCGGCCACTATCGTCGTAGTCATATGCAGCGCGCTGCGGTATGGCATCAAGGTTGGCAGCACTGCGCAGTGAAAGCGATTGACAGTGACAGCATTGATTACACCTTACCGCTGGCCGGTCATTGGCCGATTGGCAGCGCCGTCGTGATGTGCTTCCGCACCCAGATATTTGTGACACGCAGCGACGTAGCGTTAATCGGGGGAATTAGCCACGGCAACCCCCGGCTGCTCGGCTTGTTCGATAGCCTTGGCAACGCACTGCAAGAGGCGACAAATGAATAA
- a CDS encoding phosphopentomutase, giving the protein MNKFLVLVIDSFGVGAMEDVAKVRPQDIGANTCGHILQTFPALRLPALEKLGLINALHMAAPDFNDSVMRANPAAAFGVAQLQHEGGDTFMGHQEIMGTLPLPPVRMPFSSVIDNVKAALIHAGYQVEQQRVSGLSLLWVNDAVAIGDNLEADLGQVFNICANLSAISFSDVESIGRIVRAHVEVGRVIAYGGLLESSAQILAAIETKQDTYIGINSPKAGVYQHGFQVVHLGYGVDASTQVPQQLHQQGIPTVLVGKVADIVENPHGRNYQRLVDSQTILDITAEEMQRPEAAFICTNIQETDLAGHAEDAARYAERLTLVDNALTGLIMQMDSSDCLVVMADHGNDPTVGHSKHTREQVPLLVYRPGQQACALGIRSTLSDVGATVCEFFHARAPQNGRAFLAALNATRLLSA; this is encoded by the coding sequence ATGAATAAATTTTTGGTGCTGGTTATCGACAGTTTTGGCGTGGGTGCCATGGAAGATGTCGCCAAAGTACGTCCACAAGATATCGGCGCAAATACCTGCGGCCACATTCTGCAAACTTTTCCCGCGCTGCGTCTGCCGGCGCTGGAAAAACTGGGGCTGATTAACGCGCTGCATATGGCTGCGCCTGACTTCAACGATAGCGTTATGCGTGCCAATCCCGCGGCAGCGTTCGGTGTGGCGCAGTTGCAGCATGAAGGCGGCGACACTTTCATGGGTCATCAGGAGATCATGGGCACGCTCCCCTTGCCGCCGGTGCGCATGCCTTTCTCCAGCGTCATCGACAATGTGAAAGCAGCGTTAATCCACGCGGGGTATCAGGTTGAGCAGCAGCGCGTCAGCGGTTTATCTCTGCTTTGGGTTAATGATGCTGTCGCGATTGGTGACAACCTCGAAGCTGATTTAGGTCAGGTGTTTAATATTTGCGCAAATCTATCCGCAATATCTTTTAGCGACGTAGAAAGCATTGGCCGCATTGTTCGGGCACACGTCGAAGTGGGTCGCGTTATTGCCTATGGCGGATTGCTGGAGAGCAGCGCGCAGATCCTCGCAGCCATTGAAACTAAGCAAGATACCTACATTGGTATCAACAGCCCGAAGGCGGGGGTTTACCAGCACGGTTTCCAGGTGGTGCATCTCGGTTACGGTGTGGATGCCAGTACCCAAGTGCCACAGCAATTACATCAGCAAGGCATCCCCACCGTGTTGGTGGGCAAGGTGGCGGACATCGTTGAGAACCCGCACGGTCGCAACTATCAGCGTCTGGTCGATTCACAAACCATTCTGGATATCACCGCTGAAGAGATGCAGCGCCCAGAGGCTGCTTTTATCTGCACCAACATTCAGGAAACCGATCTTGCAGGGCACGCCGAGGATGCGGCGCGCTATGCGGAACGGCTGACACTGGTCGACAACGCCCTTACCGGCCTGATCATGCAGATGGATAGCAGCGACTGCCTGGTGGTGATGGCCGACCACGGCAACGATCCCACCGTCGGCCACAGCAAACATACTCGCGAGCAAGTCCCGCTTTTAGTTTATCGCCCAGGCCAGCAGGCTTGCGCGCTCGGTATACGCAGCACCTTGTCTGATGTCGGTGCCACCGTGTGTGAATTTTTCCATGCTCGCGCACCGCAAAACGGCCGCGCGTTTCTGGCGGCGCTTAATGCCACCAGACTTCTATCAGCTTAA